The Nostoc sp. PCC 7524 nucleotide sequence ATCACCTTCCTTAAGTTTAGGAACTAATTTTTGAGCAATATAAGCCTCAAATGTCAGCCCATCAGTTGCACCTAAAATGCTATATTGACTAATCACACCCCTCAGACCAATTGCACCAATTATCGAAACATTTTTACTGCGTTTTTGAGGTCGAGAACCATGCGCTCTTTTACCTTTAGGGGAACGAGCAGAATGTCGGCTCAAAGATAGATTAGCTCCAGCTTCATCAAGGAAAATCAGATGATCAGCAGGTATTCCTTGAATTAAGAGCCAGAACTGGACTCTTAATAATTGAACTCTCTCAGTTTCCTTTTCTGCGGCGTGCAATGTTTTTTTTAAGCTGATTTCCATCTTCTGTAACATTCTGTCTACTGTGGAAATACCAATCGTTATCCCTGTCTTCTCTTTGAGTTGCTCACGAATTTCTGATAAAGTGGCATCATTCTTGGCTTCTACTATTTCAAAAAGAACATTCAATTGTTCTTCATTTAGCTTTGGTGGAGTTTGTTGCATCCTGACTTTAGGCGCGATACTTCCTGTTTCTCTATATTGTTTAAGTAATTTCTCAATAAAGCTTAAAGTTACACAAAATCTTTTGGCTAACTGACGTTGTGATATTCCACCTGTCTTATATGTATCAAGTATTTTTTGGCGTAAATCGAGCGAATATGCTTTCATTTTTACCCTGGCGAAGATGTACAGTTTTATTTGATTTAGTGTACTTCATTAGACCGGTAAACGCTA carries:
- a CDS encoding IS630 family transposase, yielding MKAYSLDLRQKILDTYKTGGISQRQLAKRFCVTLSFIEKLLKQYRETGSIAPKVRMQQTPPKLNEEQLNVLFEIVEAKNDATLSEIREQLKEKTGITIGISTVDRMLQKMEISLKKTLHAAEKETERVQLLRVQFWLLIQGIPADHLIFLDEAGANLSLSRHSARSPKGKRAHGSRPQKRSKNVSIIGAIGLRGVISQYSILGATDGLTFEAYIAQKLVPKLKEGDYVIMDNCSIHQGGDIEALIEAAGAKLIYLPPYSPDFSPIENCWSKLKNILRSLGARSYPDLAKAIEMAFNQISLNDIYNWFTHCCYCTSPD